From the genome of Pseudonocardia sp. EC080619-01:
AGTGCATCTCCCGGTCGACGTCCCAGACCGGGACCAGGAGGCCGTGCGCCCGGAACGACCCGGCGTAACGGGACCCCTCACCGAGCTCCAGCCCGTCCTGGTCGGACAGCCGGGCCAGCGCGTTCATCAGGGCCGTCTCGTCCTCGGTCCGCACCCAGCGCACGTGCGCCTTCGAGCCCGTGTCCACCCAGTACGCGCCGCGCACACCCGGCGCCGCGACCGCTTCGGTCGGCATGATCACCGCGTTGGCGCGCTCCAGCATCGCCTGCGCCTCGGGGTCCGGCTCGTCCCCCGGGATCCACCAGGAGAAGTCGCCGTGCACGGTCGGCTCCAGCGGCGTGTCCGGGTCGAGCACGTCCTGCAGGCGCTCGCCGGTGCGGCGGTCCGGACCCACGACCGGCAGCGACGAGCCCGGCTCGGCCGAGCGGGCCCAGGCCAGCGCGCCCGCGAGGTCGGCGGACAGGTCACCGGAGCGGGTCTGCACCTGCATCCCGATCAGCACGTCG
Proteins encoded in this window:
- a CDS encoding DUF5926 family protein, coding for MGKKTRNRATRTEGSAADNPRRPCPCGSGKRYKACHGAGDDVIVIRPFEGLAVEPDLVAMREFLPSATAPLPVRSGGPVTLASVLPGASAAIVRDNGDVLIGMQVQTRSGDLSADLAGALAWARSAEPGSSLPVVGPDRRTGERLQDVLDPDTPLEPTVHGDFSWWIPGDEPDPEAQAMLERANAVIMPTEAVAAPGVRGAYWVDTGSKAHVRWVRTEDETALMNALARLSDQDGLELGEGSRYAGSFRAHGLLVPVWDVDREMHSSEWAGSAAEFAKRLDEALAGLAEKPLTDAEHRAREVLAGKQITLR